The Cuculus canorus isolate bCucCan1 chromosome 5, bCucCan1.pri, whole genome shotgun sequence DNA segment GGATCCTGgagacacaaaggaactgtgGTGTGCGTAGAAGAGTGGGTGATGAGATATAATGAGTTCTATGCATGTTTTACCAATATTTCCCAGTGTTTCTTGGAATATGTATGTTTAAGCAGTGTAAAACtcctgtaaccagcctcaatggACACACATTAGGTAAAATGATTCCCTGTGTCCAGTGCCATATTATATATTAAAGCAATACctacttaataatcaaattggcattgattacTGAGTTTGGCCTTTTTCACTGCATCAGcaccctcccctctccctctgctctgccccctgaaacaaagaaatttacaCTCCATAACCAATGTGGTTATTAATTAAGTTTACTCAGCGCTGGAGGAACACTGGGATTTATCCTCAGAGCGCTTCTACACAACAGTGATTTCAGGGAGTTTTATATACATGGAGATGTCTTTGTCTTCATGGTTTTTCCATGAAGTGACAAGCACACCTTATTCCTGGAAATTCattgcatcaaaaaaagcatgGCCAGAAGGGCAAGAGAGATGTTCTCCAGCAGGAACAAAtgacagacctgagctcaccaagaggatACCATtaggaaggagataagataaagaccACCCAAGGCTTCTGAAGACACAAGGAAACTATGATGTGCATACAAGAGTGGGTATGCTAATAAGTTCCCAGAAAAACAATGGACAAGTAATAGTAATACGTTTCTGCGCATCTATATggatatgtatgtttaaccagtatttccCGGAATCTATGAGGATATGTATGTTTAGTCAGTATAAAAGTCATGTAACCAGTCTCAGTAGTCAGACATATTAGTTGGGTTACCCCATGTATACCCCAGCACCATTTTTTACaggaatacctgcttaataatcaaatttgcATTGATTATTGTGTttggcttttcacagcatcaaTACCATCCAGGGTTGCTAAAGCTTGGCCATATCTGAGCAGTTAGTCTTAATGACAAGAAGATAAGAGTGGCTATTGTTGTCTTACAtgttaatctttttttaatgtgtggcAGTTGACATTCCATctcaccatttacaaatcaccatttcaATTCCCCCTTTTCAAGGTCTTTGCAAATTCTTCTGTAAAAAGTTAAGGATTTTCTAAAACGTTTTCCTGATTCTACTGCGAATCTGAGGTGATTTCATTCTTATGTCTCATAATCTGCTGCTGTTGGCTGACAATACCAAAATGCACATTGAAACTCTATACAGGTTAACAAAATTAATAATCCACATGCTACAACACAAGGAAAAGGTCGTTTTAACCAGGAGATGAACAAATGCTCCTCCAGCAGGTTATTTGTAACATGTGTAAATGCCAGACAGTTCCTGCcctcctttcatttctgtttcttctctcacCTGGCTAACATGAATTTTGAATGTAATTTGGCTAGAACAAGTTGCTGCAGTTAAGGAGACTTACAATGACTTAACACACACCGAGGAACAGCTTTCTAGCCCTTTGAGCTTTCTTAGCGAATCAGCAtttggttattttaaaatatggctTATGAATGGGAGGATGACCATCCAACCCACTTGTTATCCACCAagcagtccacccatcaaatccacatctctcaaatttagagagaaggatgttgtggggactGTGGCAAAgaccttacagaagtccagataaatCACATCAGTTTGTTTTccccatgtccactgctgtggtcacaCCACTAGgctggtcatacaggacttgcccctgctgaagccatgctggctctCTCTCATCACcaccctgtcctccatgtgcttcagcatggcttctaggaggatctgttccatgatcttcccaggcattGAGGTGAGGCTTaacaggtcagtagttcccagggtcatgttttccaccctttttaaaaatgggcaaaatGTTGCCCTTCTCCCAGTCACCAGTGCCTTCTCCcgactgccatgacttttcaaatatcatggagtgGCTTAGCAATCACTTCGGCCAATTTCCTCAGGACGCTAGAATGTCTCTCATCAGGTTCTATGGACTcgtggtcacgaacctgatcctcctcaTATCCTTAGTTGCATTGTTCAAGGAAGCTAGCTACCtctcatgaagttcacaaaAGATGTTAAATACATTCGGTACACATAAAACACTCAAAACCATCCTTTTACACTCAGTGTGCGCAAGTATGCTCTCAAGTTATTCTGAGTGTACTATAAAACCTAGAATGCTACACTCAAGcccattcctttaagaaaaaaaatccactgaagCTCTGATTCTAAATTGCCAATGGCTATCAGCTTTCACACACATAATATGATAGGAAATGTCAGATACTTGCCTTTCCTCAGCTAAAAAACATTGAGAAACTGGGCAGAAGTtgcatgcaaacaaaaaaatcatgaatTTGCCAGTGCAGGAAAAAGgatggagataaaaaaaaaacaaggctcCCACGAAGAGCTAAAGAGAAAATCCCCAAAGCAGGTTGAGAATCAGATGGTTTGGGAAAACACAACCATTCATCACTCGTGGACAGCTAGTCAGCCACTAGTTTATGTCACAAAAcgcaaaaaaaatagaaaattagtTTTCCTGGACAATATTTTGGGctttacacaaaaataaatccacatTTCCATAGAAATCTCATACTTCTTGAAAGTCAGTTTGGACTAAACTGGTGACATGTTCCATTACTTCAGGAACctcttccattttaatttcatcCCACAAAGTATATTAAAAGCATgtcaaagggtttttttggatCCCTAGGCTcatagaaaaatagagaaatgcTTCCATGTGCATTTCAAGTGGTAAGAAAAGGCTATCTATGGGATAACTAAACTGAAGTTTGCTCTTGTGGaactaaaatgttatttcaaataaattacaaCTAAGGATTGCCCTCAAATAAGGGAAacatctaattattttttttccaaatctgagTAAAATGATTTTCTTGCTTCCAAAGAAATGCGGCTTTACTAGCTGGATTAAGATCTCCATGTAGAATCACCCTCCACCTGAACAAAATATAATGTGATTGAAATAATGACCTGTGACTGATTACAGCTATTAAGATACATGAAAAGTCTCAAGGGAATTTTGTACAAGGTAATTACAGACAAGGCAAGATTTCATGCCTTCAAATCATGGTACTCCTGAAGCACTGATTAAACACTGATTTgagataaaatttaaaaaattaagtacaGCAATGTGCAAGCATTGCTGTTTTAAAGGAACTGCATATGGACTCACCATGATGTGTATTTAATTACCTGTTTGGAAGGGAGTCACAGGACCAGCTGATCAGAACAGTCACTAATATTTATCCCCACCCATCAAAGTAGTAAACCATTCCATAGGAGACAGCCATGAGGGACATTCAGATGCTTTACATAggaataacagaatcatagaaagatGCTGCTTATGAAACATCAGGCTGAAACACGATACTCCAAATGGAAGGGATTAAAGGCAACTGGCACACTGGTGTATATTATCATTCTAAATTACATGTACATCCAAATATATATTATGTCACAAGCTTAAACTGCAGGAGATGCCAATGATTTTCAGATCTTCTCAGAATGCTTAAGTGActcctttaatttttcatacaTTCTTGCTGGCTGCATGGGAACAAGAAAAATTCTTGGAGAATGCTGAGCCCAATGCTGTTGTATGTGACAGCTCAGAAgaaaccagcagaaaagaatTCTGAAATCTTCCATAAAGTAAACCAATAAGAAATAGcagtaacatttttaatgcCTGTAATTTATTGTATACATACTCTGCAAAACTTATATGCATTTGGTGTATGCAAAAGTATATGCTTTGACAGCACCAGAAAACAGTTAAGCTATGTACGAGTTTAACCTGATTTGTCACAGTGTAAAAAGACATTGTGCACAAATGATATCcccaaagaaaagagaaaatcattGGCTAAAACTAAAAGCACCCTTATTTACACGCTAACACCTTAATATTGCATCACACCCATTCaccaaaataaatagaagtacATTCATCAGACTTTAAACACCAGTCTCtccatatatttattttctgacatgTTTTGGTCTCCAGAAATATGCTAGATCTAGAAATATGCATCAGCCACTAGTTTATgttacaaaatgcaaaaaaaatagaaaattagtTTTCCTGGACAATATTTTGGGctttacacaaaaataaatccacatTTCCATAGAGATCTCATACTTCttgaaaggtttttattttaaagcacagcacagagttGCACACTAAGGCTTCCTGTGATATGCAAAACCCTGGCCTCCAAAAGACAATCGCTGTAAAGTGAAATACAGCTTAAGTGTAAATAGAAGACATTTTCAAAAAGTAGTCATCAATAGAAAGTGCCCTTCATTTGATTTAGCATTAGCAGTAAAGAAGTAGCTACTGTAATTGTGCAATCAAAGCCAGACCTGGAAGTGTTTTATGAAAAGTATGCAATTTCACACTATCAAGTTCAAGGATATAGAATCTGAGATAGCAGAAACCAACCAACCTTTTTATACTCCTACATTCATTACATTTTTGACACAATTTAGTAAAAGGCACATTGTCAAACAGTGAATTAAAAGtctaaaaaccaaaccaaaattcCATTGAATACAATTAAATCATTAGCTTAACATCAGATCCTCATAAACCAATAGAAGCATTCCTACAGTTTTCCTTAACCTCAAATTCAGATGCACTTTGGACAAGTGCTGAAGTACTCTCATTAGATTAACACTATTAAATTGGCAAACAGTAAACATTTTTGGATACAAGGTCGGGAATTAAACCCACAAAAATTTAGTTACTTCCTAGCAGATTTACAAATATGCAGCAAATGTAAGCACATTAAAACCTAAACATTTGTACAAAATTTGAAAACCATTAGCATCCCGTGCCAATTATGAGAAAGTACTTCTTGACTGTAAAATTACAAATGTCCTTGAATAATTTTTCctatgaaatggaaaaaattcagCAATGATCACTGTATGAAGAAACAGTGCCTTAAGGAGGCTAGCAGAGTACATTCCAGTCACCATCtaaaagacaaaagacaaaGTGCTTTACAGATCAAGACATTTTACTGATCGTGCACAGCTATATAATCTGAAAGTGGTGAGATGATCAAGTTATTTAACCTGTATTATCCAAAATGCAGATTTAATTCCCAACTGAAGCAATTTtgaattaatatatttcttttattttatgacaAACTTTTCCCAACTAGGCAGGAAGGTGTTCACAGTTGACATATCTAGAGCGTCTCCCCAGctaaaaaagcattaaaaagtaaaattaccCAGCAACTTGATCATGGTCCCAGTGTTCATTGTCTTGAATGGATAATTCTAGGAGTTACAACAGAAAATTTTAGATGGTCCCAATAAAGCAGAATGAATACAACACTTCTAGACAAGCCATGAAGTTACACCATCTTGCATGATCTCAAGTGCTTACACTGAGAAACAGGTTTTCATAGTTAATATAGGaagttaaaaatacagagagagcAGCGATGGTATCTTAACCTGGGCTCCCTGTCAGGTAATACTGAATTAATTTACAGAATCTATGCCAATAGCTTACCCATGTCAGTGTTTTACTGAGGCAGTGAAATGCTACACCATTGacagaaaacagcttaaaaaggcaaatctgtttcttcttacATTAAGAGTCAGATGTTTAAACTTCAGCAGCTTCCAAGATTGTTCCTTACAGGATATCTGAACTGCTCCCTAGAAGCACCCTGATAGGAAAGGtttcttggttgtttttctACAAGgcaattttttcattttcattcctttacTTCCCAACATCCAAAGCCCTTTTTGTAGTTTTCCAAGTAGTTCCAGCATAAAAACATAATAGCCCCAGCAGCTGAATCCAGAGGTATTATCAGTGGAGTCCTGGAGCTTCAGGCAAAGCCGACTAGTGATACTGGTGAGCTTTGAAGGGCAGCCTGGGGACATCAAAGTAGATGCAACACCAGATTCAAACCTCAGACTCTCGTTACAACTCCTGCAGAATTACACAAACCCTGTGCTGATTGTAAACAAATTCAGTTACTGAAAGAAACACGCTAAGTGCATAGTTAGAAATAATGTGCAAATATGGGTATTAAGGTAACTGAATTAACTCCCCTGCTATATGTAACATTttagatttttggttttatgaaattaattacaAGTATTAACTAGTTAAAATGAAGTTAATAAAGAGCTGCAAATACATTGTAACAAAACTTAATCTGATGTGCTTTCTAAATAGTAAACCTAACCAGATAAATGACTGCTCCACATTTTAAACCATTTAACACATCAGATGTttaatgcaagaaaaaacaCGTGCACCATACATGATctgtaaaagcagcaaaagctgtTAAACAAATGTCAACTTTTACAGGGCAGGTAAAGAGTTCCCAAGCATTTGCCTGAGCCAAATGCAcaagttaaataaaaacactAGAAACTCCCATTTTCAGTGTATCTTTTTATCATTCTGATTGGCATTGGAAATCCAGACATAGCAAAAGTCAACATAACCTTTTCGCTATATCTATAACTGTAAAATTTGCAAATGACATGCacttttctgtttagaaataaaaagcttcGAATTATTTTTATGGGTCctcaaatgagaaaatatgcaGCACTTTATTGCTTTGAACATCTGTGGCAATGGCTGAATTTACACCCAAGCTGCTTCTGGACAGAAGATGACATTTCAATACTTGGAGGCTTAAGTTGGGAGACAATAGCATAGAAAGCAATTTCTAAGACAAGAAATATTAGGGAACAAGACCACTGTTCCTCTCTCTCAAGCGAATGCAAAATTGGTTTACTGGTACGTGGGCCCATGGTGTTCCAAGTCAGTGCATAGCTAGTCAATATTTCTGCTGGCATCTTGAACTGGTTTAATTGATGGAAACATCTAATTTCATTCCACCCAATATGCATTAGTGcattaatttcttcataaaaaaacaaccctggcaagtattaaaaataaatatcttatttAGGTCAAGCTAAAGCCTTGCTTTTCAGTACTTTAATCcctttaaatattcttttgccCTCTAACAAGCAAATGGAAACTGAAGTAGAGTAACAGATGTATGGAGGCAGAGGGTAGCAGAACATGAACAAAGTCAACACCATAAGTCAGTTAACGTGTCCTCAGCTTCTTAGACTGCCTCTTGCGTTTTAATTCTTCTTCTTCCCGTCTCAATTCTTCTAAGTCCTCCTGAACACCAAGTCTCAAGCTGCAAAATAAGATGAAATCCTTTAAACACTACTACTGAAGAAGCATGAAATTTGACTTCTACCTCTCCCCCAAGAAAAGCAACCCTAAAATTACATCCGATTTAAGCAAAATTTTTCTATCAGTTCAAcaatcacattttctttaatgaaagcaAGAATACAGCTTTAAGAGAAACTGAGGTTTTGTCATTTGATTAGAATCaaatcttttgaaagaaaaaatattttaaactttttttttttaaaaatcaggattgtgaaaaactgattttaattgcaaaggtaattttttttttccaaaaagctgctgctgaaacacCTCCATCAATTCTTGCCAATGTAACTCTTACATATGAGTCATAGCAGGACTGAACCATTGACTTCTGAGAGCCACCAACACTTTTTACAGGCAAGGGAGAGAATGGATATAGCAAACAGtagaaaagcaaaggatttTGTTGCAACTTCCTGGCTTGTGGCACCATTCAGGTAGCTACAAGCTCAATATTGCTCCACCCTCAGCTCATCTAGGTGCCACGACTCTGGTGAACAGGCCCACGGAAGACACTGCTAACACAGCATGTTCTAACTACAGCCCTGCATAATTTCTTCGGCTTTCTAGAAGTCAGTACATTGAAAGTGATACTTAAAGCAGTATCTGCAGTCACTGATCTCTTCTTCAATAAATAAGGACTGGATAGTCCTCCTGGTTTGATACTAGAAATGGGTGTGCCAGTTACCATTTTGTGATCAGCTACTGCCTCATTTACAGCTCTACCAAGTGCATTTGGACATCCACAGCTCATTATGAAACAACATAAGGCAGTGTAGCATGCAAGTCATTGCAAATGGTTCAACCACATAATGAGGATTGAACTGCTCTGGGCTAAACTGCTCCAGTACAGGCTCTAAAACAGATCTGATGTCTCAACAAGCACAGCAAAGTTCAGGAAACTGCAGCCATCCAAAGAATAGAAGAACATATCAAGAACCTATTTGATGAAACTCTGGCTTGAagcatcatttttcatttcaccttAGTACTTAGTTATAATTTTAGTGGGCTTGCTCAGAAAGTTCCTCATTTCAAGGGCAACAGTGCTTTTAACTAAACTCTCAGAAAAGTAGCTGAGCATTAAGAATAGTTAAACtcaattttactgaaatttatCTCCCCTAGCATGTGTAGTTAAACGTTAGCCAGGCATTCAACTCTGCAAAAACTCATTCTAAGTCTTCAAGAGAGAATTCTGTCAACAGCAGTATCACTGTAAAATTCCGGTTGTTTCCTCTAACTCTGTTTTTCCAGACTATAGCTTCACATGAGCTGCAGCTATTCCCCAAATAAGTACACTAACTTCAAGGAATGGAAATAACTGGAGGAATAAGTACACTAACGTCAAAAAGATACAAATATCCAATGCTCAAGGCACCTTCTGAATAACTATAAAAATTTcaatagaacaaaaaaattgaTAATTCAGTATATTCCAGTATTTTCCATAAAGACTACTTGCAACTTTCAAAAAGccactaaaaggaaaaaaagaatcagtttATGAGCACCAGATTTCATAATAATGACATAAGAATTATGCATGCCTACAAGCCAGAACAATGGtcaaaacaaatatgaaaatataaatgtcaTATTTGAAATCACTGATTACAAGTTTGTAAGAGTACTTTTTATATATACTTagaaatacacacaaacacatatgtAGATAAAAACAAGTGTCTTTCCAGTCCTCAAACTAGCAGAATATTGTAATGTTTGGGACAAAATGAAGGGTTTACCACTTCAACATAAAAGACTTATTTACCACTCTCACCACTGGCTGGCTGAGTTTCATCTTTATCTAAGCTTTCTTACAAAAAATACTAAGTCTTATTTAATTCTGCTATAAAAAGCAGGAACTATGCACTCTAACTTAGCCCTATGACTTGGCAACAAAATCCTTCCCACTTTCTGAGTTTAAATCCATGCATACCTTCTAGCTTCTTCTTTCTGTtgctctctccagctgctctccaTGTAACGTAAGGCATAATCACTTTCATCTTTGTATctggaaattaaatattaattttcagcaCACTAAACATGGCAATGTAAAGTCGAGTTATGAATTCACATCCCTCCTTAGATTAATTACCTTGCcataaacagattttaatattttgaaataatctaAGGTACAGGTTTATAAAATGCTTGCTTTCTTATACCTTGTCAGACAAGAGGGAAGCatttaaataacacaaataaGAGCCTTCATTGTCCAGCAGCCGCTCGTCAAACAAGTTAGATCCTCTCACAGAGCAGCTAACACTATTGCATTTAGCAGTTCATATTCAAGCAGCGACATTTGATGAATTCTGAAATACTGCAGACTGCAATAGAAAGCTTTTTAACACCCAATAATTGGAAAGAATTGCTATGAATTACACAGATGAGACAATGAAGaaggtgttttgttttccagttatgTCCCATTGCATCAAATGTCATTGCTCCCCAAAACAGCATAGCATGCAGTGTGAAAAATCAAGGTCCTTTCTGCACAGAAGCAGCCCTAATGCTTCTGCAAAACGCAAAACTATTTTTGGATATcaacattttcccatttttaaaatatttatttgtcaaagtatattaatttcttttgttctcttacttgttctgcaatattttaagatttatatttttgcttACCTTTTCCGGTCATAGCCAAATATTTCCCGAATATGTTTTGATATTTCTTCTTGGGGTTCTCCTTCATCCTCAATGAAGTCATCCATTTCAGAGTCAtattcatcatcatcatcttctaTTTGTCTCTTGTAACCAACAGGCAGTCTTCCAAGACCTAAATGGCAGCGAGTgaaaaaatcattaataatattaatataaaattgaTTTAATGGTACTTCTTGCTATACCTTGGGCACAGCCATTTTACAGCTCTGGGCTTCAAGATAGAAAACTTCTGCCTCAATTTAACTATCAATTCTCAGAAACCCAGTAAAAGGAAATACTTCCTCAAAGTTGTGCTATAGATTACCTATCAGTATCACCAACAGCATCCTGAGGAAACTACCAGAGAGTACTCTGTTCTTGTTCAAGGTTTTCTAGGCACTTATTTGGTAGAGTCCATGCTGcttgtttctattaaaaaataattttgaactGCATGCTTACTGATAAGGCAAACTTGACAAAACACTTAAATACCAGTCACAAGTTTGGTTGTGTTTTAGTTTTCATGTACCACTTCAAACACCTGTTATTTAAGACACCACATAAAATTTAAAGACTAAGCATAATGAAGTGATGCAGGAAGCGAACTCTTCAATTCTTTTCCTTGTAGCAGCATTCATATACCAGCATACATCACAGGCTGCttagttttctttcatgtaaTACTATGCACTCTAGGCCTGTATTTCAAGGAACATTAAGccaggtaaaaataaataaagagttgcaaagcagaaaaaagcatCCATTTTAAAGGCACTCTAAAAAGCAGAGTATTTCTTCTAAGTCCTCCTAACTGCATCTATGATTGTCCAAGACCCTCATTGACCTCAACTCAGACAtacatcaaaaaaaccccaaataagTAAATGAAAGTACTTGGTCTAAAACTTTATACCTTGTGGATGGAGCCCAGGTCTATGGCCTTGAAAAGACCTCATTCCATTTATCTGTCCATTGCTAGGTCTTGTGACTAGGTTTTTAGAAGAAATGGTTTCTGATACAACAGTACACTTCGGTTTCACAGTTGTCCCAGGTCCTGTGCTTGGGCTGGTGCCTGGCCttcctggtcctgtccccaggCCACTGCCTGGTCGCCCAGGTCCTGTGCTTGGGCTGGTGCCTGGCCTTCCTGGTCCTGTTCCCAAGCTGCTGCCTGGTCGCTTGGCACCTGTGCTTGGACTGATTCCTGGCCTTCCTGGTCCTGCTCCCAAGCTGCTGCTTGGCCTTCCTGGTCCAGTACTTGCGCTGACTCCTGGCCTTCCTGGTCCTGTACCCATGCTGCTGCCTGGTTGCCCAGGTCCTGCatttgtgctgctgcctggtCTTCCTGGTCCAGTGCCCGAGCTGCTGCCTGGCCGTCCAGGTCCCATGCTTGAGCTGCCAGCTGGCCTTCCAGGTCCCATGCCTGAGCCACCACCCAGTCGCCCAGGTCCTGAGCTTGAGTTGCTGCCTGGCCTTCCAGgtcctgcagctgagctgctaTCCAGTCGCCCAAGTCCTGGCCTTCCAGGTCCCACACCAGAATTGCTGCTTGATCGcccaggtcctgcacttgaaCCGATGCCTGGATGTcctggtcctccttttcctAAGCTGCTGCCTGATCGCTTTGCGTTCGAGTTGATCCCATGCTGAAGGGGTGCAGCACTTCCTGATTTCATATGGGCAGACTTTTTCAGGCTGGATTCTTTAGAAGATGGCAGCCTCTGAGCCCCACTGGCTGCTGGCTTTGAGGGTGGCACATGGGAGCTTGAGACAGACCTTCCAGTACCGTTGACAGGCAGTTTACTATGAGTGCTACCAGAAGAGCTTTTTAAGGAGCCATTTTGTGaagttttttccatttgatCTACTCTAGAAGATGATGACTGTGAGTGTTTTTCAGTCAGTGCTGGTGCTTTGGATTTCTTATCAGTACCACTCAAAGAAGACACACTGCCTTTTGGTGTGGAATGTTTATTTACTGAGCTTTTATTAAGTTTGGCATTTACAGGTTCTCTCTGAGAAGTCACTTTTTTTGAAGAACTTGATGTCCCCATATTCTTAAGctccttttcacttttcttatgCATTTCTACTCTGTTTTTGCGTCCCAaatactctctctctctcaattcttctgctgttcttgGTCTCTCTTCTACCTTTTTCACCACTTTTATTTCCACTGGTTCGTATTGTTTTTTCTCAGCAAGCTTTAAGAGCTCTGCGAAGTTCAGAGGTGCTGGTGCACTTTTGGGAGCTGCCTTTGGTTTCACTGCAACTTTGGATGGTTTCTCTTCATATTCTTCTTGCTCATGCTCAGATTCTGTCTGACTGTATTCAAGTTGCTCAGTTTCATCTTCTGCTGCATACTCAGCCTCTGAGGCCTGAGCAACATTCTCACAAGTCCTCCTCTTTTTAGGCTTCTCTTCAACAGGAATGCCATTATAGCCATAAAAATTATCCTTTGTTCGTGAGGCCATAGCTCTTGCCTTTCTGTCATGTTTCAGTTCAATACGTCTAGCCAAgagttgttctttctttcttctttcttccagtgctgtaaaagaaaaccaagagaaaGTTATGCAAAAGCACtacttcttatttattttatttattttccaaactgaTAAACCAAGACAGTAATTCAAAAGTATCTGGCTAAGAGCAATTCAAAATAGACCAGAAAATAATCAGATGTCTGCCAACAGGGCAAGCTAACTCATCTGGATCAGCTACTCCAACTAACAAAGGCAAACAAGTAAAATGCTGCTATTGCAAGACCCACTAAGGTGACTCAACTGAAACAGCTCTGTCACTACTCTTGTCCAGTAGGGCCCTGTGCCCTATCTCCACGCCTGTCCTATATTCTTACCGAATTGTTTTTAGCTATTTCATGCATAACTATGCTCTCAATCTGTGTGTGATCTGCTGACGAACTCAGGCTAAACTAGCTGGTGAGTATGATGAGAGGTCTGAATGCGAGATAAGAGACCAAGGGAATGTGGGACAAATACAAGACTCAGGAAAAGCACAATCTTTGGAAGTAAATTGGGCTACTCATGCTGTGGGTGCTTTTAAAGGTACCATACCCTGCCTATCTTATTCTGTTGTCAAGGGCTGTGATGGTACAGAGGAGTGAGTGCATGCATGCCTATGTGAAATCCAGGTTCAGTCTTGCTTCTGGCTGGACCTGGCAGCAGGAAGAAGGCGGCTTATGACTGGCCCAGGAGAGGAGGAATACCCTGGGCCATCCAGTCCATTGGATTTGCTTACTTTTAACAAGCC contains these protein-coding regions:
- the SPTY2D1 gene encoding protein SPT2 homolog, whose product is MDFRDILVMASEQQGLNAVPKRYSLAVGPPKKVPKVKGVESAAVQAFLRRQEEEKRKKALEERRKKEQLLARRIELKHDRKARAMASRTKDNFYGYNGIPVEEKPKKRRTCENVAQASEAEYAAEDETEQLEYSQTESEHEQEEYEEKPSKVAVKPKAAPKSAPAPLNFAELLKLAEKKQYEPVEIKVVKKVEERPRTAEELREREYLGRKNRVEMHKKSEKELKNMGTSSSSKKVTSQREPVNAKLNKSSVNKHSTPKGSVSSLSGTDKKSKAPALTEKHSQSSSSRVDQMEKTSQNGSLKSSSGSTHSKLPVNGTGRSVSSSHVPPSKPAASGAQRLPSSKESSLKKSAHMKSGSAAPLQHGINSNAKRSGSSLGKGGPGHPGIGSSAGPGRSSSNSGVGPGRPGLGRLDSSSAAGPGRPGSNSSSGPGRLGGGSGMGPGRPAGSSSMGPGRPGSSSGTGPGRPGSSTNAGPGQPGSSMGTGPGRPGVSASTGPGRPSSSLGAGPGRPGISPSTGAKRPGSSLGTGPGRPGTSPSTGPGRPGSGLGTGPGRPGTSPSTGPGTTVKPKCTVVSETISSKNLVTRPSNGQINGMRSFQGHRPGLHPQGLGRLPVGYKRQIEDDDDEYDSEMDDFIEDEGEPQEEISKHIREIFGYDRKRYKDESDYALRYMESSWREQQKEEARSLRLGVQEDLEELRREEEELKRKRQSKKLRTR